In Thermotomaculum hydrothermale, a single genomic region encodes these proteins:
- the rimO gene encoding 30S ribosomal protein S12 methylthiotransferase RimO has product MPKFIFITLGCPKNTVDSEVMAGCLLERGFEPVATLDEYVDYAIVNTCGFILPAKEESIDRILELAEYKQQGKIGKLVVAGCLVQRYINDLKKEIPEIDYFVSLDDIEQIVDILENNKDSQFKMPQYVYSEKSPRILSNSVYEYVKISEGCNHSCSFCAIPGIRGRLRSRSIDSIVNEVKNLVDNGYKEIILISQDSTMYGADLGMKDGLAKLLEQLDKIEGDFWIRVMYLFPGEITDYLLKVMANSEKICNYIDIPLQHASKRILKSMRRPGDGKEYLKLIDKIRDIFNDDVFIRTALIVGYPDETEEEFYELKSFVEKAKFNHLGVFTYSHEEDTPAFSLNDNVSEDTKVKRMNEIMEMQKEISYNINKLFEGRTLDVVVEGYYEETEYLLKGRHKGQAPDIDGVTLINEGFADVGDFKRVLIEKAMYYDILGKIL; this is encoded by the coding sequence ATGCCTAAATTTATTTTTATAACATTAGGTTGTCCTAAAAATACTGTTGATTCTGAGGTTATGGCAGGTTGCCTTTTAGAAAGGGGTTTTGAACCTGTTGCAACTCTTGATGAGTATGTTGACTATGCCATTGTAAATACCTGTGGGTTTATCCTGCCTGCAAAAGAGGAATCAATAGACAGAATTCTTGAACTTGCTGAATACAAACAACAGGGCAAAATAGGGAAGCTTGTTGTTGCCGGGTGCCTTGTTCAAAGATATATAAATGATTTAAAGAAAGAAATTCCAGAAATAGATTACTTTGTTAGCCTTGATGATATTGAACAAATTGTTGATATTTTAGAAAATAATAAAGACTCTCAATTTAAAATGCCCCAGTATGTTTATTCAGAAAAATCACCAAGAATCCTTTCAAATTCCGTCTATGAATATGTGAAGATATCGGAAGGATGTAATCACTCCTGCTCTTTCTGCGCTATACCTGGTATTAGGGGAAGGCTAAGAAGCAGGAGTATTGATTCTATTGTTAACGAAGTTAAAAACCTTGTAGATAACGGTTATAAAGAAATAATTTTAATCTCCCAGGATTCAACCATGTATGGGGCAGATTTAGGTATGAAAGACGGTCTTGCAAAACTGCTTGAACAACTTGACAAAATTGAAGGTGATTTCTGGATAAGGGTAATGTATCTATTCCCTGGAGAAATTACAGATTATTTGTTAAAAGTTATGGCTAACAGCGAAAAAATTTGTAATTATATTGATATTCCACTTCAGCATGCCTCAAAAAGAATTTTAAAATCAATGAGAAGGCCTGGGGATGGGAAAGAGTATTTAAAATTAATAGATAAAATCAGAGATATTTTTAATGATGATGTATTTATAAGAACAGCTTTAATAGTAGGATATCCGGATGAAACGGAAGAGGAATTTTATGAATTGAAATCATTTGTTGAAAAGGCTAAATTCAATCATTTAGGAGTTTTTACCTATTCTCATGAGGAAGATACTCCCGCTTTTTCTCTCAATGATAATGTGAGTGAAGACACAAAAGTAAAAAGAATGAATGAAATTATGGAAATGCAGAAGGAGATATCTTACAATATTAATAAACTTTTTGAGGGGCGTACTCTTGATGTTGTAGTTGAAGGCTATTACGAAGAAACAGAATACCTTTTAAAGGGAAGACACAAAGGGCAGGCCCCTGATATTGATGGGGTTACTTTGATAAACGAAGGATTTGCGGATGTAGGGGACTTTAAAAGGGTATTAATAGAAAAAGCTATGTATTATGATATTTTAGGAAAAATTTTATAG
- a CDS encoding carboxypeptidase-like regulatory domain-containing protein, whose product MKIFKFLTVFTLVLVFTVKSLAGITAGMIIFKVVDENNKPLEGVKITITMKKRQSFKKVLETNKKGIAKVTLNIATYTVKFEKEGYVAYETLTKPIISDKKVENIKLMSMKAAAKQEESKLSPEDRGALLFNQAVEYLKKKDDKGAYPLLKQAVELNPDLAFAWFHLGRIDLMNNKLDDAERELLKAIDLNSSMGPAFALLADVYKKKGDEENYKKYHKKAEEMGAIDPAEYYNKAVEYINAGDDKNAKVYLEKTLQVDAKYADAYYQLGLLYLRQGDMNKCVEMLKKYLELAPNGKYAGDCQGLIQGLTAGQ is encoded by the coding sequence ATGAAAATCTTTAAATTTTTAACAGTATTTACACTTGTACTTGTTTTTACAGTTAAATCATTAGCGGGAATTACTGCGGGAATGATTATTTTCAAGGTTGTTGATGAGAACAACAAACCTCTTGAAGGAGTTAAAATCACAATTACAATGAAGAAGAGGCAATCATTTAAAAAGGTACTGGAAACAAATAAAAAGGGAATTGCAAAGGTGACCTTAAACATTGCAACTTATACTGTAAAGTTTGAAAAAGAAGGATATGTGGCATATGAAACTTTGACAAAGCCTATTATCAGTGATAAAAAGGTTGAAAATATTAAATTAATGAGTATGAAAGCTGCTGCTAAACAAGAAGAAAGCAAATTATCTCCAGAAGACAGAGGAGCTCTTTTATTCAATCAGGCAGTTGAATACTTAAAAAAGAAAGACGACAAAGGTGCTTATCCATTATTGAAGCAGGCTGTTGAATTAAACCCTGACCTTGCTTTTGCATGGTTCCATTTAGGAAGAATTGACTTAATGAATAATAAACTTGACGATGCTGAAAGGGAGCTTTTAAAGGCAATTGATTTAAACAGCAGCATGGGGCCTGCATTTGCTTTACTTGCAGATGTTTACAAGAAAAAGGGCGATGAAGAAAATTACAAAAAGTATCATAAAAAGGCGGAAGAGATGGGCGCTATTGACCCAGCGGAATACTACAATAAAGCGGTTGAATACATAAATGCAGGTGATGATAAAAATGCGAAAGTTTATCTTGAAAAAACTTTACAGGTAGATGCCAAGTATGCTGATGCTTACTATCAGTTAGGTCTGCTGTATTTAAGACAGGGTGATATGAACAAGTGTGTTGAAATGCTAAAAAAATACCTTGAACTTGCTCCTAATGGCAAATATGCTGGTGATTGCCAGGGATTAATTCAGGGTTTAACAGCAGGTCAATAA
- a CDS encoding S8 family serine peptidase, whose protein sequence is MKKFVSLLVLLFAVGNLMAADRYIVVLDKQPVIKVAKRAVKTKAAKMYRQEVLEQQKDFINFVEKNLKGKTFGSIQTVLNAVFVEIDANKVEKLKEFPGVKYIQKDKIYKLELDGANRVCDNVAVYRRLGMSNLDIGKGVKIAILDTGIDISNPMFNDEGFEYPEGFNPGDDNEQDYTNNKVIVAKNFGSDQNASDQYGHGTACAGCAAGRYVEVQDGLFLYKLLGAAPGAYLGNYKVFTMGPQGPSAYQSSILNGIDAAVNDGMDIISMSLGGDISGSASDDAEVQAIENAIDAGVVCLVAAGNEGDNFEDLISKYCGNDPTCDEWRNHLDEFSLVPMSVAAPGNAPDAITVGAVDNERNYSAVRHATFYIDDEPISELSDIQYGVDTQVGANLTEFSKTEVVDLADYTTDDEACNPLDGIDLSGKAVLVKRGDCYFCQKIKHCQDAGAAAVIVYNSYPDDDPDHGGIINMDVGPSQNCPYALNIPGFFIKNSDGVALKQVLASSTSPVYFSIWVETEYQKVASGYKTWFSSTGPTKNDYFLKPDVAAPGQRIMAPTQDDNNSSDMYSATGFAETQGTSFSTPYTAGIAAAFKSLFPDLSPAEIKGVLCTATGFGYDLYQSKNGINNIFYTNGYATPAFLGGGIVNMENAVNAKLTLMPSNISFGNVDTSSVSSISKTFTVKNITNSTISFIPSLLNICANDRVNASISPTTKQTLNPGESVDITLTAHYTDPAATHLMGFVVLTDNYGNEYKLPFYGRFVSSDVLNHGDTEDEDGDGINHGTELGAWSDVYLTDTDNDGMSDADEINGIDVNGKTIHYNPANATSVYYDPFADTELTVETYVPVFNNDYDEDEFTQCTLYLSNPNSESVYLRVLPLAPDGTITTTVRKLKLEPHGWKGVKIDKGMFPVGGGWILVKSSNTVKAVMNFETLEFNRKKPGKEANYYIENSAAIAGTDRLYSKVYVPHIAEQTEQWDTFVSVANPGSASIAPKFVVPGSTPVDLGSVGKLGLYAAEDVYSDVFNENFPYSPDDKAHWWATIDGNGSQFVAMEAFSQLRFEDMSDPTPLMDQVGALLLTDDASTTVIIPHVDTHWLWWTGVVINNVNDADVNVTMTPYDSNGNALTPVTFTLAANSKAVNLVQGFWTSNNAQYPEDTAWIKITADQPITGYELFGIDPTKGSNNNGEDALAGVRPIMNPSNSIAFPYVFTQTSSEWCGIVVINANEETANLTIEAYNALGEKVGELNENLGANQKWVGVVSSDLIPGLTDDVRWIKVTSNVPVGGFALFGDLDRYYMSGYKAVDVE, encoded by the coding sequence ATGAAAAAATTTGTTTCATTGTTGGTATTGTTATTTGCGGTTGGCAACCTTATGGCTGCTGACAGATATATTGTTGTCCTTGATAAGCAGCCTGTAATTAAAGTTGCTAAAAGGGCTGTGAAAACTAAAGCTGCCAAAATGTACAGGCAGGAAGTACTTGAACAGCAAAAGGATTTTATAAACTTTGTGGAAAAGAATTTAAAAGGGAAGACGTTTGGCTCTATACAAACTGTTTTAAATGCAGTTTTTGTTGAGATAGATGCTAATAAGGTCGAGAAGTTGAAGGAATTTCCCGGGGTTAAATATATTCAAAAAGACAAAATCTATAAACTGGAATTAGACGGTGCAAACAGGGTTTGCGATAATGTTGCAGTTTATAGAAGGTTGGGCATGTCAAACCTTGACATAGGAAAGGGAGTTAAAATAGCAATACTTGATACAGGTATTGATATATCAAATCCAATGTTTAATGATGAGGGGTTTGAATATCCAGAAGGGTTTAACCCTGGTGATGACAACGAACAGGACTACACAAACAACAAAGTAATTGTTGCCAAAAACTTTGGTTCAGACCAGAATGCATCAGACCAGTATGGCCATGGTACCGCTTGTGCAGGATGTGCAGCAGGTAGGTATGTAGAGGTTCAGGATGGTTTATTCCTTTATAAACTTTTAGGTGCTGCTCCAGGTGCTTATTTAGGTAACTATAAGGTTTTTACTATGGGTCCCCAGGGTCCCAGCGCTTATCAATCTTCAATATTAAACGGTATAGATGCAGCAGTTAACGATGGTATGGATATTATTTCAATGAGTTTAGGGGGAGATATAAGCGGAAGCGCTTCAGATGATGCAGAAGTTCAGGCAATTGAGAACGCAATAGATGCTGGAGTAGTTTGCCTTGTTGCTGCAGGAAATGAAGGTGATAATTTTGAAGATTTAATTTCTAAGTATTGTGGAAATGACCCAACTTGTGATGAATGGAGAAATCACCTTGATGAATTTTCTCTTGTTCCAATGAGTGTTGCCGCTCCAGGTAATGCACCGGATGCAATTACAGTTGGTGCTGTCGACAATGAAAGGAATTATTCGGCAGTCAGACATGCTACTTTCTATATTGATGATGAGCCAATAAGTGAACTATCAGATATCCAGTATGGTGTGGATACTCAGGTAGGTGCAAATCTTACAGAATTTTCAAAGACAGAGGTTGTTGACCTTGCTGATTACACCACAGACGATGAAGCATGCAATCCGCTTGACGGAATTGATTTATCAGGTAAGGCGGTTCTTGTAAAAAGGGGAGATTGTTATTTCTGCCAGAAGATTAAGCATTGCCAGGATGCTGGTGCTGCGGCTGTAATTGTTTACAATAGTTACCCTGACGATGACCCTGACCATGGTGGAATAATAAATATGGATGTTGGACCAAGCCAGAATTGTCCATATGCTTTAAACATTCCTGGATTTTTTATTAAAAACAGTGATGGCGTTGCCTTAAAACAAGTTCTTGCATCTTCAACAAGCCCTGTTTACTTTTCAATCTGGGTTGAAACTGAATACCAGAAAGTAGCATCAGGTTACAAAACATGGTTTTCTTCAACAGGGCCAACAAAGAATGATTATTTTTTGAAACCTGATGTTGCTGCTCCTGGGCAGAGGATTATGGCTCCTACTCAGGATGACAATAACTCAAGTGATATGTACAGTGCAACTGGTTTTGCTGAAACACAGGGTACAAGTTTTTCCACACCTTATACGGCCGGTATTGCTGCAGCATTTAAGTCATTGTTTCCTGATTTAAGTCCTGCGGAGATTAAGGGAGTTTTGTGTACTGCAACTGGGTTTGGTTACGATTTGTATCAGTCAAAAAATGGTATTAACAACATCTTTTATACAAATGGATACGCAACTCCAGCATTTTTAGGTGGCGGAATTGTAAATATGGAGAATGCTGTAAATGCTAAATTAACATTGATGCCTTCAAACATTAGTTTTGGTAATGTTGACACATCAAGTGTTAGTTCAATATCAAAAACTTTTACAGTTAAAAACATTACTAATTCAACAATTTCTTTTATCCCTTCATTGTTAAATATTTGTGCAAATGACAGGGTTAATGCAAGCATATCACCGACAACCAAACAAACATTAAATCCAGGTGAAAGTGTGGATATAACTTTAACAGCGCATTACACAGACCCTGCAGCAACTCATCTTATGGGTTTTGTAGTTCTCACAGATAACTATGGAAATGAGTATAAGCTTCCATTCTATGGCAGGTTTGTTTCAAGCGATGTATTAAATCATGGTGATACAGAAGACGAAGATGGTGACGGAATTAACCATGGTACAGAGTTGGGAGCATGGAGTGATGTTTACCTGACAGATACAGATAATGATGGAATGAGTGATGCTGATGAAATAAATGGAATAGATGTTAACGGAAAAACTATCCATTACAACCCTGCAAATGCAACTTCTGTTTACTATGATCCATTTGCTGATACTGAACTAACAGTAGAAACATATGTTCCTGTTTTTAATAACGATTATGATGAAGATGAATTTACTCAATGCACTCTTTACCTTTCCAATCCGAATAGTGAAAGTGTATATTTAAGGGTTTTACCTCTTGCACCTGACGGCACTATAACAACAACAGTGAGAAAACTTAAATTAGAACCTCATGGATGGAAAGGAGTAAAGATTGATAAAGGAATGTTCCCGGTAGGCGGTGGCTGGATTTTAGTAAAATCTTCTAATACTGTTAAAGCTGTTATGAATTTTGAAACACTTGAATTCAACAGAAAGAAACCTGGAAAAGAAGCAAATTATTACATTGAAAACTCTGCAGCAATTGCTGGTACAGACAGATTGTATTCAAAAGTATATGTCCCGCACATTGCTGAACAAACTGAGCAGTGGGATACATTTGTATCTGTTGCTAACCCCGGTTCTGCTTCTATAGCTCCAAAGTTTGTTGTTCCAGGCTCAACTCCAGTTGACCTTGGAAGTGTTGGCAAACTGGGATTGTATGCTGCGGAAGATGTTTATTCTGATGTATTCAATGAAAACTTCCCTTATTCACCTGATGATAAAGCTCACTGGTGGGCAACAATTGACGGTAACGGTTCACAGTTTGTTGCTATGGAAGCTTTCAGCCAGTTAAGGTTTGAAGATATGAGCGATCCTACACCATTAATGGATCAGGTAGGAGCTTTGCTTCTCACCGATGATGCATCAACAACTGTTATAATTCCTCATGTTGATACACACTGGTTGTGGTGGACAGGGGTTGTAATCAACAATGTAAATGATGCTGATGTTAATGTTACCATGACTCCTTACGACAGCAATGGGAACGCTTTAACACCTGTAACATTTACACTTGCTGCAAATAGCAAGGCAGTTAACCTTGTTCAGGGGTTCTGGACATCAAACAATGCACAGTATCCAGAGGATACAGCCTGGATTAAAATAACCGCAGACCAGCCTATTACAGGTTATGAGTTGTTTGGCATAGACCCAACAAAAGGAAGCAACAACAATGGTGAAGACGCACTTGCTGGTGTAAGGCCAATTATGAATCCGTCTAACTCAATTGCATTCCCGTATGTATTTACTCAGACATCCAGTGAGTGGTGTGGAATTGTTGTAATAAATGCAAACGAAGAGACTGCAAACTTAACTATTGAAGCATACAATGCTTTAGGTGAAAAGGTAGGCGAGTTAAATGAAAACTTAGGCGCTAACCAGAAGTGGGTTGGAGTAGTAAGCAGCGATTTAATACCAGGGCTTACAGATGATGTTAGGTGGATTAAGGTTACCTCTAATGTCCCTGTAGGTGGATTTGCGTTGTTTGGTGACCTTGACAGGTATTACATGAGTGGATACAAGGCAGTTGATGTTGAATAA